One genomic window of Brassica oleracea var. oleracea cultivar TO1000 unplaced genomic scaffold, BOL UnpScaffold01449, whole genome shotgun sequence includes the following:
- the LOC106321337 gene encoding acid phosphatase 1-like, with protein sequence MHCDAVKSRVCGTGCHKNLATSIRTSIIKLPGSDGSRSDAADTYCESWRLAVETNNAGAWDVLPSSCVDSVARYFNGDQYGSDYYVIVDYALAFAKTVKISGDGKDVWIFDIDETLLTNIGYYRAHGYGVSRSEPFDSKSFNEWVVQGTAPAFAASLRMYNALKKLGFTIILLTGRDEDQRSFTEANLRDVGYSGWERLILRGPDDQGKSATNYKLEQRSKLIDQGFKIHGNTGDQWSDLLGFAVADRSFKVPNPMHYIP encoded by the exons ATGCACTGCGACGCTGTAAAATCTAGGGTCTGCGGGACAGGTTGTCACAAAAATCTTGCGACCTCTATTCGCACCTCCATCATCAAGCTACCAGGAAGCGACGGATCTCGCTCCGACGCCGCAGACACCTACTGCGAGAGCTGGAGATTGGCTGTCGAGACCAACAACGCCGGAGCATGGGATGTGCTTCCATCGTCGTGCGTTGACTCCGTCGCCCGTTATTTCAACGGAGATCAGTACGGTTCCGATTATTATGTCATCGTCGATTATGCGCTGGCCTTCGCTAAAACGGTTAAGATCTCCGGCGACGGCAAGGACGTGTGGATCTTCGATATCGACGAGACGTTACTCACGAATATTGGTTACTACAGAGCTCATGGCTACGG TGTATCTAGGTCTGAACCGTTTGACTCCAAAAGCTTCAATGAGTGGGTGGTACAAGGTACAGCTCCAGCTTTTGCTGCGAGCTTGAGAATGTACAATGCTCTCAAGAAACTTGGCTTCACTATCATTCTGCTAACTGGTCGGGACGAAGACCAAAGGAGTTTCACGGAGGCAAATCTCCGAGATGTCGGTTATTCTGGTTGGGAAAGGCTTATCTTGAG AGGTCCTGATGATCAAGGGAAGTCAGCTACGAATTATAAATTGGAGCAGCGGTCGAAATTGATCGACCAAGGCTTTAAAATCCATGGCAACACCGGTGATCAGTGGAGTGATCTTCTAGGCTTTGCCGTGGCTGACCGTTCTTTTAAAGTCCCAAACCCGATGCATTACATTCCTTAA